Sequence from the Myxococcales bacterium genome:
TTCGGCGGCAACACCAAGGCCGACGGTCGCGGCGCCAAGGTCTTCCACGACAACGCCAAGACGCTCTGCGGTCACGACCTCGCGCTCGTCCTCCTTCAAGAGGACGTCGCCGACGCGCCGATCATGCCGCTCCGCCTCGAAGAGCTTCCGACCGCTGGTGAGTCGATGACCGCCGTGGGTTGGGGTGTCACCGACTCGAGCCCCTACCCGTCCAAGCGCATGCAGCGCACGGGCATCAAGGTCGACAAGGTCGGTCCCTTCAAGGGCAGCGGCTTCGAAGCGCCCGTCCCGCTCAACGACTTCCGCATTGGCGAAGCCATTTGCTCCGGCGACAGCGGCGGCCCCGGCATCGCCGAGTCGGGTGCGATCATCGGCGTCGTTTCCCGCGGCGGCAACGGCAACTTCGACGAGCAGAACCCCGCTGCCGGCTGCAAGGGCTCGGGCACGCAAAACGAGTACACGTCCGTGGCCCCCTTCAAGGACGTGATCCTCGAGGCCTTCGCTGAGTCGGGCCACGAGCCGTGGCTCGAAGGGCAGCCCGATCCGCGCCTCGCCAAGTTCAGCGATCCCTGCGAGAGCGCCGAGGCCTGCCGGTCCGGCGTCTGCGTCGCAGGTGCGTGTACGCAGTCGTGCACCGCCAACACCGACTGCCCCACGGGCTTCGAGTGCGCCGCGAACGGCAATTCAACGGTGTGCAAGGCTCCTGCTGCCGCCGCGACCAGCTCGTCCTCGAGCTCCGGCGGCTGCGTGGCCGGCGCCGCAGGCCCTGTGGGTCCCGTCGTCCCGTGGCTCTTCGCAGCGGGCCTCGGCCTCATGTCTCGTCGTCGTCGCCGAGCCTGAGCGCACGGCCTCGTGTCTCGCCGGGCCGGAGCGCCCGGCTCCGGCCAGCCGGCCTTCGACGCAACGCGATCGGCGCGAGCGCTACGCTCGTCGATCGCCCGTGCACGCGTCGAGCAACGCAGCGTCGACGGCCCGCGCGTCGCCCGCTGGCTGACCGTCACCGTCGCCGTCGCGCACGGTGGCGCTCACGGTCGCGCTCATGGGTCCGCGGTTGCCCGCGAGATCGTACGGCCGCACCGCGTAGCGGTACGGCACGCCTCCCGCCACGCGCGCGTCCTCGAAGCGCTGCGAGACGCCGCGCACCGATGCATAGTGCACCAAGATCCCGTCGCCCTCGGCGCGCAGGACCTCGTAGCCGTAGACGGCCTGGTTGTCGGCCGCCGGCTGCCAGCGAAGGAGCACCCGCCCCTTCTCGGCGGAGCACGATAGCCCCGCGCCGACAGGCCACGTGGGCGCCTCCACGTCGTCGCTCTCGGGCGCTTGCCCAAGCTTCTTCGGCCACAGCGTGCAGTCTACGCGGCGAAAGTTCTCGTCGAGCGTCTTGCAGACATTGCCGTAGACGCAGCGCACCACGGTGTCCTCGCGGTTGTCGCGCCACTTTCGCGGCAGATCGGGATCGGCGAGCAGCGCGCGGGCCATGCCCACGAGATCACCCTGCCCTTTCGCGAGCACCGCGTCGGCGAGCGCGCGCGTTCCGATCTTCCCCGCCGCCACGACCGGCGTTTCGAGCCCTGACTCGCGAAGGGCCGCGCGCACCGCCTCGGGGATAGGCAGGTTCGTGCCGTCGGCATACGCGGCGCCGGGCATGCAACGATCGCCCGAATAGCCCGTGTAGGGATAAAGCGGCTCACCTTCGATGACGCGCGCGTCCTCAAACTTTCCGCCCGCCGACAGCGAGATGACGTCGGCGCCGGCCCGCGCCAAGCGCACGGCCATCACGCGCGCATCGGGCGTCGAATAGCCGCCGCGAATGCACTCGTCGCCGACGAAGCGCACGCCCACGGGAAAGTCGTGGCCCACCACCGAGCGAACGCGCTCGAGGACCCGCACCGGAAGGCGCATGCGATTCTCGAGCGACCCTCCGTAGGCGTCGCGCCGCGGGTTCATGCGCGAGAGAAACGAGCTCAGCGTGTACGCGTGCGCCATGTGAAGCTCAACGCCGTCGAAGCCCGCGGTTCGTGCCCGCGCCGCAGCCGCTCCGTAGGCCTCGACGATGGCGTCCAGGTCTTCCAAGGAGAGGGTGTCGACGGTCTGACGCCAGCCGGAGCGTGAGATCTTCAGGAAGTGAATGATCTGCGGGAAGACGGCGCCGGGCCCCGCGTCGTGGCATGCGCCCGCGAGATCCTTGAGGCCCGGCAAGAATTCGTCGCCCGAGATGCGAAGCAGCGGACCGCTCTTCGCCGAGTGGACCGCCATCGCCTCTACCACTACGAGACCGGCGCCGCCCTTCGCGAAGCGCGCGTAGCGCGCTCGCACGTCGTCGTTGACTCGTCCGTCTTCGCCTGAGAGTCGCGTCACCATGGCCGGGAGCACGATGCGGTTCGGCAACGTCGCCGTTCGAATCGTGAGCGGCGAAAAGAGCATGCTCGTCAGCCGCCCTGCGAAACCAGCTCGCCGCCGATGATGAGCTTTTGAATCTCGGTCGTGCCTTCGTAGATGCGGAGGGGCCGCACGTCGCGCAAGAGCTCGGCAACGACGCTCGACGCGACGACGCCGCTCCCGCCGAAGAGCTGCACCGCCCGATCGATGATGCGGGACGCGGCCTCCGTGGCGAACATCTTCGCCATGGCGACCGACGTCTTCGAGGCCTGCGAGCCGCCGGCCTGATCTTTCTGATCCTTCTCCCACGCGGCGCGGTAGACGAGCAGCCGCGCCGCATCGAGCTCCGTCGCCATGTCGGCCAGCGCAGCCTGCGTGAGTTGAAACTCGGCCAGAGGCTTGCCGAACTGAACGCGCTTTCGCACGTGGGCGATGGATTCGTCGAGGGCGCGGCGCGCCATGCCAACGGCGGCGGCGCCAACGGACGTACGAAACACGTCGAGCGTGCCGAGCGCGAGGCGCATGCCGCCGCCGATCTCGCCGATGAGCGCACCCTGCGAGAGCCGGCACGCCTTCATGCGCAGCGCGCCGAGTGGATGATCGCCGCCGCCGGAGAGCGCGATGGGCAGAAGCTCGAGGCCGGGAGCGTCCTTCGGCACCCAGAACGCGCTGATGGCCTTTCCGTTGGACGGCGCCGGCTCCACGCGGGCAAAGACCGTGAAGTAGTCCGCGATGCCGACGTTGGAGATGAAGATCTTCTCGCCGTCCAACAGCCACGAGTCGCCGTCGCGGCGCGCCGTCGTGCGAAGCGACGCGACGTCGCTGCCGGCCTCCGGCTCCGTGAGCGCGAAGCCGAGCGTGATGCGGCCCTGCCGCGCCTCCGCCAAGAGCTCGTTCCGATGCGGAAACTGCGGCGTGCGCACGAGCGCCTGCGCGCCGAGTCCTTGCACGGCAAAGATGGCATCAACAAACGGCGACGCTTGCCCCAGCGCTTCACGAACGAGACACAACGACCGAACGTCGGGATGCGCCCCCGACACCGCGTGATCGAGGAGCCCCAAGCCACCGAGCCAAGGGATGACCGCCTCGCGATGCGGCGCTTGCCTTCGAAGCTCGGCCGCCGAGTGCGCAAGCGTGGTTGCGAGCTCTGCGTGGCTCGCGGAGAAAAACATGGGGAGGTCGGTCGTTGAAAGCGTGATCATGTGACCTCTCTCGGGCTCGAGTGGAGCGTTTGCGTCAGAACCTCACTTGGCTTGAAACGGTCCGCTCGCGCCTTGGAAGACGAGCGGCTTCTTGCCGACGTTAGCCTCGTAGGCAGCGCGAAAATCGGGGTGCGCCATGCAGATGGCCTGGGCCTGCGCCTCGGCCTCGATGGCCGCCTCGAGGGGCATCGTGTGCTCGCTCTCGAGCATCTGCTTGGTCATCGCGTGCGCAAAGGCAGGGCCCGATGCGAGGCGGGTCGCGAGCGCCGTGGCCGCCTTGAGGCACTCGGCGGCCGGGACGACGCGCGTCGCGAGGCCGATGCGCAAGGCCTCCTCGGCGCCGATGACGTCACCGAGGAACAAGAGCTCGCTGGCGCGGCCGAGGCCGACGACGCGCGGGAGCAGGTACGCCGCGCCCATGTCGGCGCCACACAGGCCGACGCGCGGAAAGATGAAGCCGAACTTCGCGGTGTCGGCGGCGACGCGGAAGTCGCACGCGAGAGCCATGACGGCGCCGGCGCCGACGGCGACGCCGTTGATGGCGGCGACGACGGGCTTCCGAACGCGTCGGATGCTCGCGATGAGATCGCCGGTCATGCGCGTGAAAGCGACGAGGCCCGCCATGTCGCGCGAGAAGAGCTCGCCGATGATGTCCTCGACGTCGCCGCCGGAGCAGAAGCCGCGCCCTTCGCCCGTGAGGACCACGGCGCGCACTTCGTCGTGCTGGTTGAGCTCCTTCATGAAGGACGCGAGCTCGCCGTAGACCTCGAAGGTCAACGCGTTGAGACGCTCAGGGCGATCGAGCGTGACGGTGCCCACGCCGCCCTCGAGCGTGAAGCGAAACGACTTGGGCGAGAGTGCCGCCATCACGAACCGCCCTTGAGCATGGCCACGGCCTCGATCTCCACGAAGGCGCCGGGCTCGAGGAGGCCGGCGACTTTGACCAAGCTCATGGCCGGGTAGTACTTGCCGAAGCGCGTCCGCCAGCCTTCGCCGATGCCCGCCGTGGCGGCGCGGTATTGCTCGAGGTCGGTGACGAAGATGAGCAACTTGACGATGTTCTCGACGCCGCCACCGGCCTCGCGCACGACGGCAATGACGTTGTCGAGGGCCTTCAGGAACTGCGTCGTGAAGTCTGGTGACACGATGTGCGCGTTTTCGTCCCAGGCGATTTGCCCCGAGACGTGGACCATCTTTCCTTCGGCCACGATGCCGTTGGAGTAGCCGCGCGGACGCGCAAAATTCGGAGGGCTTACGATGCGCTTGTCGAGCATGATCACTCGTTTCCGTGAGGATAGTGCTCGCGAAGTACCCTACGCCTGGGCGCGCCGCAACCGATCCCGGACCGCGAGCCAGGCGTCGTCGTCGGGCACCGCTTCGACGAGCAGCACGTCGGCGCCCGCCGCGTCGGCGTCGTGGAGCGCGCCAAAAAGTGCCGCTGCGTAGCCAACCGCGTCGTCGGGCATGGCCACGACGGTGGCGCCGCGAACGGAGGCCGGCGGCGCCCCGCGCGTGAGGACGACGAGGCGAGCCCCCTCGTCGCGAAGCAACTCCACGGCGGCCCACACCTGTTCGGGCGCCAGCACACCGAGCCGCGCCCTCGGCGCGTAGTGCCGCGCGTCCATGCCCGGAGACGCACGCGTCCCCTCGCCGGCCACAACGGACTCTTCGACCACGAGCTCGGCCAGCACGGTCCGCAGTTCGAGGACCGAGAGCGCGCCGGGGCGCAAGAGCCGCGGCGGCGATGAGGTGAGGTCCACCACGGTCGATTCAATCCCGTGCCGCGTGGTGCCTGCGTCGAGCACCAAGTCGACGCGCTCGCCGAGCGAACGAACAACGTGCGCCGCAGAGGTTGGCGATGGCGTTTGGTAGCGATTGGCACTCGGCGCCGCCAACGGCTCGCCGACAGCCGCGAGCAGCGCACGCGCCACGGCGTGATCGGGCGAGCGAACCGCCACGGTCGCGCCGCCTCCCGTCAGCTCGAGCGGGACGTGGTCGGCGCGCGAGACGACGAGCGTCAAGGGACCGGGGAAGAAGCGAGACGCGAGCGCGGTGGCGTGGTCGGGCCAGTCACGCGCCAGCGCCGCGGCACCGCGCGCGTCGGCGACGTGCGCAATGAGGGGGTGCGTGGCCGGTCGCCCCTTCGCTTCGAAGATCTTCGCGAGGGCTCGGGCATCGAGCGCGCGGGCCGCGAGGCCGTAAACGGTCTCGGTGGGCATGGCGACGAGGCCACCGGCGCGAAGGATCGCGGCGGCCTCTTCGATGACGCTGGCGTCGGGCGCCTCGGGGTCGACGCGAATCACGCGGGGCATGGGCTGACCGCGTACCACGGGACCGACGCCACCGGCGTGCCGGTGCGCATCGAAGTCGTCGCCCCGAAGGCCTGAGCGCGACTACCCATACCGGTCGACGCCGCCTTGGGTGTACGGTCGGGCGGTGAGTCGAGCCGCGTCGCTGTCGTTCTTGTTTCCCCTCCTTGCTTCGTGCGGCGCGCCAACTGCGGCGGCCCCCTCCTCCACGACGCCTGCGGTTGCCGGCGCCGGCGCCGGCGCGACCGCGACCGCGACCGCGACCACAAAGCCTGCGGCGCCTCTCGGAGACGCAGACGCTTCGCTCCCCGCCGCACGAACCGTCGCCCCGTCTGCGCTCGGGTCAAAAGTTGGCTCGGTGCGGGGCCGTGATGCGACACGACTCGGTGATCCGGCGCCCGCGGCGTGCGTGCAAGGTGTTGGCGCGATGGCGCCCGCCCCGCGTGCCGCGGCCCTCGCGAAAGCGTGCGCGCCTGGTGCCGCTGCCGGCGCCCCCGCCGCGTCGCTTGCGCTAGGAGACTCGGCCGCCGCGGCGGCCGTGCCCTTCGCCGCCGAAGCGGGCGCTTGTTACCGCTTCGCCGTCGCCGCCGAGCCGAAGGTCGAAGGCTTCGTGCTCGTCGTCATGGATGCCAACGGAGGAGTCGCGCTCGAGGCAAAGACCGACGACGCGCTCTTGTTCGCGCCGGCCGACGGCCCGCTCTGCTTCTCGTCCTCGAGCGCGAGTCGCGTCCTCGTGAGCGCGCGGCGCGGTGCGGGCACCGGCGCGCTGCAAGTCGTCCGCGTACGCGACTGACGAGCGACAAAATAGGCGAAGCGGACACTCCCTCCGCAAAGAGCGCCCGCTTCTGAACAAATCGATTGCGAAGGACGAGTTACGAGAACTCGGCGGAGTGGTGTTCCGCGCTTTCGCGGGGAGCCACCGTGTCGGTCATGGTTTGTCTATCTGCACACCGCGGGCCACCGAACCGCACCGCACATTTCTCGATAATTGGCAGGTATTTCGTATTCCAATGTGCGCCATTGGGGCCGGGGTGATCCACGCCGGTGAGGCGAGGAGACACCGCTCGCGAGAGCGAGCCGCGGTTCGCCAACGGCCCGCGTGGCTCGCGCACCTGAAAGCGCCGCGCCCATGCCCGTCATCCGGGACGTCAAGGCGCGCCTCAGGCGCGCCTCACTCGTAACGAAGGGCGACGATGGGATCGAGCTTCGAGGCCCGGTGCGCCGGGAAGAAGCCGAAGACGACGCCGATGCCGCCGCTCACCGCGAGGGCGGCTCCCAGCGCGACGGGGCTCGCCGACATCGCCCAACCGAGCGCTGACGCGATGCCGAACACCGCAGCCCAGCCGAGCGCCGTACCGAAGAGGCCGCCGAGCGCCGAGAGCACCACGGCCTCCACGAGAAACTGGCGGCGAATGTCGGCGGCGCGCGCGCCTACGGCCATGCGAATGCCGATCTCGCGCGTCCGTTCGGTGACGCTCACGAGCATGATGTTCATGACGCCGATGCCGCCAACGACGAGGCTGATGGCGGCGATGGTCACGAGGAGCACCGTCAAGACGACGAAGACGCCGCGCTGAATCTCTTGAAACTGCTTCTGCGTACGGACAAGGAAGTCCGGCTCCTTGTCCGGGTCGATGCGATGCCGCTGCCGGAGCACCGACTCGACTTGCGCGACGGCGCGATCCGTCGTGTCGATGGAGGCCGCAGAAGCGACCATCCAGTGGATCTGCCCCGCGGGCATCCGAAGGTGCCTCGCGCGGAGCGAGGCGATGGGCATGATCACCGAGTCGTCTTGATCGCTGCCGAAGCTCGAGCCTTTGCCGGCCAAGAGACCGACGACGCGGTAGGGGTATTTGCCGATGCGGATGACGCGCCCAACGGGGTCTTCGCTCCCGAAGAGCCGCTCGCGCACCGTCTGACCGATGACGCACACCTTCGCCTTGGTGGCTTCGTCGTTCTCCGTCCACCGCTCGCCGCGCTCGAAGCTCCACGAGTGCGCGTCAAAATAGGGCAGCTTCGCGCCGAGGACCGCTGTCGTGTGCGTTTGCACGCCGGCCGAGAGCTGCGCGCGGACTTGGAGCATCGGGCTCACGTGCTTGAGGCTCACCGACTCGCGCACGACGGCCTTCGCGTCCTCCTCCGAGAGCTTCACGGCAGCGCGGCCGCGCGCGCCCGACGCGGCGACGTCTTGCGGAATGATGAAGATGAGGTTCGAGCCGATGGAGTCGATCTGCCGCGCCACGACGTCGCGAGCCCCGGTGCCGAGGGCCGTCACGATGACGACGGCGGCGACGCCGATGAGGATGCCGAGGATCGTGAGGCCGGCGCGGAGCGCGCTTCGCTGGAGCGCACGAAGCGCGAGGCGCACGGCCATGGCGGTGGAGCGGAGGCCGTCCGACATCACTCGGTCCTCAGAGCTTCGATGGGATCGAGCGTGGAGGCGCGGCGCGCCGGCAAGAACCCGAAGGTGATGCCGATGGCGGCGCTGGTGCCGAGGGCCACGAGCATCGACGTGAGCGTCGGCACGACGGGCCAGTCGAGGGCGAAGCCGAGGCCCAGCGCACAGGCCGTTCCGAGCAGGAGCCCCAAGACGCCGCCCCCGAGGCTCAGCACCACAGCCTCCACAAGGAACTGCGAGAGGATGTCGTCGCGGCGCGCGCCGATGGACATGCGGATGCCGATCTCGCGGGTGCGCTCCGAGACGCTGACGAGCATGATGTTCATGACGCCAACGCCGCCGACGATGAGGCTCACGGCGGCGACGCCGAGGAGGAGCGCGGAGAGCGCCCCCGAGATGCCGCGCTCGGCTCGGCGAAGTTCCGCCTGTGAGCCCACCTTGAAGTCGTCGTCGGCGCCGTCCGGCAGCCGATGCCGCTGGCGCAAGATGGCCGCGACCTGCGCGATGGCGCGATCGGTCACCTCTTCGCTGCGCGCGCTCGCCATGATCATGTCAGCGCGGCCCTGCCAGGTCACCGAGACTCGCGCGCGGTAGCTGCCGATGGGCATGACCACGCGATCGTCTTGGTCTTCGCCGAAGAGCGACGTCCCGCGCTCCTTCATGACACCAATGATTCGGTACGGTGCGCGCCCGATGCGGATGATCTGGCCGACGGGATCTTCCGTGGGCGCGAAGAGGCGCCGCACGACCACGGAGCCGACGAGGCACACCTTGGTCTTGAGCAGCTCGTCGGATTCGGTCCACAGCTGACCGCGCTCGACCTCGAACTTTCGCACCTCAAAATACGGGAGCGTCGTGCCGACGATGGTCGTGGCGGCGTTCTTCTCGCCGCGAACGATGTGCGAGAAGGTCTGGAGGAACGGCGCCGCGGCGACGACGCTGCTGGCCTCGCGGGCGATGGCCTTGGCGTCGCCGTCGGTGAGGCGACCGCCGCGCCGAACGCCGCGCTGCTGGATCGGCCGCGGCGAGACGAAGAGCGCGTTGGCGGCGAAGCTATCGATCTGTCCGCCGACCTTCGACGACGCCGCCTGCGAGAGCGCCGTCACCATGACGACGGCGGCGACGCCGATGAGAATGCCGAGCACCGTCAAGAGCGAGCGAGACTTGTGCCGCGCGATGGACGCGAGCGACAACCGGATGGCGGGGACGCCGAACTTCATGCGCCTCGGCGGACTGAGCTACGCGTCGCGAGGAGGCTGGCGAAGGCCCGAATCAGGACCATGTGCGAGACGAGGAGCGCTGCAGCAAAGGCGAGGAGCCCCGCGAGGAACGCGAAGAGCGCGCCGCCCGTGAGCGCGGCGACCTCAAGGGTCTTCCCGAAGAGCGCGACGCGCTTCGGGCCCCACACGACGCCGAGGACGCCGAAGGAGACGAGCCACGCGAGGGCCACGCGAAAGGCGAGCTGGCTTCGTTGCTCGCCGCGCGGCGGCGCTCCCTGCGCGCGCTTCACGTGGCGCACGGCGAAGAAGGCGCCGGCCACCAGCGCGAAGACCATCGGCATGACGGGGCCGACCTCGCCCAGCGCGATCTTGTCGTAGGCGAGCCCTGCTCCGGCGCCAACGAGCGCCGTCAAGACCGACACGAGCGTCGTTCGCGGTGGGAGCGTCGTGTGCTCAGCTTCGCCGCGAAGGAGGCCCGAGCCCGCGAGCGCGACGTCGGCCGGCGCCATGGCGGAGAGCTCCGCTGCCGCGTCTCTCGGCGTGTGCCGCTCGTCCTTCTCGATGATGCCGTCTTTCACCCAGATCACGCGCGACGCGCAAGCCGCGATGTCGGGCTCGTGGGTCACGAGGACGATGGTGATGCCGCGCTCACGGTTGAGCCGCTGAAGCACCGAGAGGACCTCGAAGCTCGTGCGCGTGTCGAGGTTGCCTGTGGGCTCGTCGGCCAAGAGCAACTCTGGCTCGCTCACGAGCGCCCGCGCGATGGCCACGCGCTGCTGCTGCCCGCCCGAGAGCTGGTTGGGTGTATGGTGCACCCGATCGGCGAGGCCCACGATACCGAGGGCCAGGAGCGCGCGCTCTCGCCGCTCCGCCGTGGCGACGCCGCGGTAGAAGAGCGGCAGCTCGCAGTTTTCGAGCGCCGTCGTTCGCGGCAAGAGGTTGAAGCCCTGGAAGATGAAGCCGATGAGGCGGTTTCGGACGAGGGCGCGGCCGTCGTTCGAGCGGTCGCCCACGTCGAGGCCCGCCAGCTCGTAGGTGCCGCGCGTGGGCCGGTCGAGGCAGCCCAAGATGTTCATCAGCGTCGACTTGCCGGAGCCGCTGGTGCCGACGATGGCGACGAACTCGCCCCGCTCGATGGTGAGGTCGACCTCGCGGAGCGCGTGCACGAGCCCCGCCTCCGACGCGTAGTCTTTGACGACGCCGCGGAGGCGCACGAGCGTTCCGCGGGGCAGAGCCGCGGCCGCCATCAGAACGGTCCCTTCTTCTTCGGCGAGGCGACCTCGTCGGTGACGAGTTTGTCGTCGGGCGAGAGGCCACCCAAGAGCTCCGTCTGAATGCCGTCGGAGACGCCGATCTTGACGACGCGCGGCTCGGCTTTTTCGTCGGGCGGCGCGCCCACGAGGACGTGCACGCGGCCCTCGCCCTTGGCGAGCGGCGCGTCGGGCGGCGCCGGCAGCGGCTTGCCGTTGGGGCCGTCCGGCGGCGTCGGCTTGTAGCGAAGCGCGGCGTTGACGATGCGCTGCTTGTCCTTCACTTCCTTGGTGCGAATCGTGATGGTCGCCGTCATGCCGGGGCGGAGCTTCTCGTCGGGGTTGTCGATCTCGACGACGGCCGGGTACGTGATGACGCCCTGCACGTTGTTGGGGCTGAAGCGCACCTGCTTCACGACGCCGCGGAAGACGTCGCCGGGGAAGGCGTCCACGACCGCATCCGTGGTCATGCCCTCTTTGAGTTTGCCGACGTCGGCCTCGTCGACGTCAGCCAAGACGCGCATCTTTCGAAGGTCCTGCGCGATGAGAAAGAGCGTCGGCGCCTGGAAGCTCGCGACGACGGTCGCGCCGGGATCGATGGTGCGCGACACGACGACGCCGTCGACCGGCGAGAGGATGCGTGTATACGTCACGTTTGTGCGCGAGGCGCGCAGCTGCGCCTCGATGGCGCCGATGGACGCTTGTTGCGCCTGGACGGCCGCCAGGGCCACGTTGCCTTGACCGCGGAGCGTGTCGACCTCGGCCTTGCTGGCGAGGTTTTGCGCGAACAGCTTCTCGACGCGATCGAGCGCGACGCGCGCGTTTTCGGCGGAGGCGCGCGCGCTGGCGAGCTGAGCTCGTTGGGCTGCGAGGTTCGCCTCCCCTTGCGCCACCTGCGTCGTCGAAAGCGTCGAGTCGATCTCGGCGAGCACCTCGCCGGCCTTCACCGGCGAGTTGAAGTCGACGAGGACCTTGGTGACGCGGCCGTTGGCCTGCGCCCCGACGCTCACCTGCAGCAGCGGCTGCACGGTGCCGGTCGCCGTCACCTTCTCGACGACCTCGCCGGTGGTGAGGGCCTGCGTCATGTACTTGGACGCGGCCGGCGGCTTGTTCCGAGCGCGCACGACGACGGCCGCGCCCACGAGCAGCGCCACGGCGCCCAAAAGGACGCCGCGCCGGAGCCACCGCCTGCCCCCCTCCTCGCGCGCCAGCGCCGCGCGAAGCTCTTCTTCTCTCTTGGTCGAGCCGTCGGGCAGTGCCGCCTGTGACGTTTCCATGTTCCGCCTTGGTAGGTCTTCGTAGGACGCCGGGAGAAAATTTCGCCCGCCGCCGCGAGCGCGCGAGCTTTGCTCCTTATAGTGGCGACCGACTCCGGACGCCCAGGCTCGCTGGATTGTTCCCAGCGCGCTTTCCCGGCCCGCCGGCCTAGCCCGGCGGACGATTCTACCCCCAGCTTCGACGGGGCCCACCCAAGAAACCCCGCGTTTCTTTGTCGGAACCTATGTGCTTGCGGTATCGTCCACGTCCCCGAACGGCCTCGCGCTCACGTCGGACCTGTTCCGGCGCGGGCGAACGCACTCGCCAGCGATGGTGCGCGCGATGGCGAACGTGACGGCGTCCGCACTACCGTCCGCACTACGCATGGCCCCCCCCACCGATCGTGATCTCGTTGACCGCGCGCGTACCGGCGACCGGGGAGCGTTTGACGAGCTCGTGCGCCGCCATCACGGCCGCATCCATCGCCTCGCGCTTCACATGCTCCGCGACCGCGCCGAAGCCGAGGATGTCGCGCAAGAGACCTTCGTTCGCGCCTACCAAGCACTCGCGCGCTTCGACGGCCGGAGCGAGCCGTACACGTGGATTTACCGCATCGCCGTCAACCTCTCGCTCAACGTGCTGCGCGCGCGGCGCAGCTCGCGGACGGGCGTGGACGTCCAAGATCCGAGG
This genomic interval carries:
- a CDS encoding S1 family peptidase, which codes for MRNFLALPVLLSLAAACSASPDGDRTELGQAKSAIIGGKASTAEQDAVVLLIHTDRQTSFASCTGTLIAPNLVLTARHCVANVADQPFGCDVDGKPQGGGGVPGSTLRANEFYVFKGAQRPRFGGNTKADGRGAKVFHDNAKTLCGHDLALVLLQEDVADAPIMPLRLEELPTAGESMTAVGWGVTDSSPYPSKRMQRTGIKVDKVGPFKGSGFEAPVPLNDFRIGEAICSGDSGGPGIAESGAIIGVVSRGGNGNFDEQNPAAGCKGSGTQNEYTSVAPFKDVILEAFAESGHEPWLEGQPDPRLAKFSDPCESAEACRSGVCVAGACTQSCTANTDCPTGFECAANGNSTVCKAPAAAATSSSSSSGGCVAGAAGPVGPVVPWLFAAGLGLMSRRRRRA
- a CDS encoding NADH:flavin oxidoreductase, which codes for MLFSPLTIRTATLPNRIVLPAMVTRLSGEDGRVNDDVRARYARFAKGGAGLVVVEAMAVHSAKSGPLLRISGDEFLPGLKDLAGACHDAGPGAVFPQIIHFLKISRSGWRQTVDTLSLEDLDAIVEAYGAAAARARTAGFDGVELHMAHAYTLSSFLSRMNPRRDAYGGSLENRMRLPVRVLERVRSVVGHDFPVGVRFVGDECIRGGYSTPDARVMAVRLARAGADVISLSAGGKFEDARVIEGEPLYPYTGYSGDRCMPGAAYADGTNLPIPEAVRAALRESGLETPVVAAGKIGTRALADAVLAKGQGDLVGMARALLADPDLPRKWRDNREDTVVRCVYGNVCKTLDENFRRVDCTLWPKKLGQAPESDDVEAPTWPVGAGLSCSAEKGRVLLRWQPAADNQAVYGYEVLRAEGDGILVHYASVRGVSQRFEDARVAGGVPYRYAVRPYDLAGNRGPMSATVSATVRDGDGDGQPAGDARAVDAALLDACTGDRRA
- a CDS encoding acyl-CoA dehydrogenase, with product MITLSTTDLPMFFSASHAELATTLAHSAAELRRQAPHREAVIPWLGGLGLLDHAVSGAHPDVRSLCLVREALGQASPFVDAIFAVQGLGAQALVRTPQFPHRNELLAEARQGRITLGFALTEPEAGSDVASLRTTARRDGDSWLLDGEKIFISNVGIADYFTVFARVEPAPSNGKAISAFWVPKDAPGLELLPIALSGGGDHPLGALRMKACRLSQGALIGEIGGGMRLALGTLDVFRTSVGAAAVGMARRALDESIAHVRKRVQFGKPLAEFQLTQAALADMATELDAARLLVYRAAWEKDQKDQAGGSQASKTSVAMAKMFATEAASRIIDRAVQLFGGSGVVASSVVAELLRDVRPLRIYEGTTEIQKLIIGGELVSQGG
- a CDS encoding enoyl-CoA hydratase family protein — protein: MAALSPKSFRFTLEGGVGTVTLDRPERLNALTFEVYGELASFMKELNQHDEVRAVVLTGEGRGFCSGGDVEDIIGELFSRDMAGLVAFTRMTGDLIASIRRVRKPVVAAINGVAVGAGAVMALACDFRVAADTAKFGFIFPRVGLCGADMGAAYLLPRVVGLGRASELLFLGDVIGAEEALRIGLATRVVPAAECLKAATALATRLASGPAFAHAMTKQMLESEHTMPLEAAIEAEAQAQAICMAHPDFRAAYEANVGKKPLVFQGASGPFQAK
- a CDS encoding RidA family protein, with translation MLDKRIVSPPNFARPRGYSNGIVAEGKMVHVSGQIAWDENAHIVSPDFTTQFLKALDNVIAVVREAGGGVENIVKLLIFVTDLEQYRAATAGIGEGWRTRFGKYYPAMSLVKVAGLLEPGAFVEIEAVAMLKGGS
- a CDS encoding threonylcarbamoyl-AMP synthase — encoded protein: MPRVIRVDPEAPDASVIEEAAAILRAGGLVAMPTETVYGLAARALDARALAKIFEAKGRPATHPLIAHVADARGAAALARDWPDHATALASRFFPGPLTLVVSRADHVPLELTGGGATVAVRSPDHAVARALLAAVGEPLAAPSANRYQTPSPTSAAHVVRSLGERVDLVLDAGTTRHGIESTVVDLTSSPPRLLRPGALSVLELRTVLAELVVEESVVAGEGTRASPGMDARHYAPRARLGVLAPEQVWAAVELLRDEGARLVVLTRGAPPASVRGATVVAMPDDAVGYAAALFGALHDADAAGADVLLVEAVPDDDAWLAVRDRLRRAQA
- a CDS encoding ABC transporter permease — protein: MSDGLRSTAMAVRLALRALQRSALRAGLTILGILIGVAAVVIVTALGTGARDVVARQIDSIGSNLIFIIPQDVAASGARGRAAVKLSEEDAKAVVRESVSLKHVSPMLQVRAQLSAGVQTHTTAVLGAKLPYFDAHSWSFERGERWTENDEATKAKVCVIGQTVRERLFGSEDPVGRVIRIGKYPYRVVGLLAGKGSSFGSDQDDSVIMPIASLRARHLRMPAGQIHWMVASAASIDTTDRAVAQVESVLRQRHRIDPDKEPDFLVRTQKQFQEIQRGVFVVLTVLLVTIAAISLVVGGIGVMNIMLVSVTERTREIGIRMAVGARAADIRRQFLVEAVVLSALGGLFGTALGWAAVFGIASALGWAMSASPVALGAALAVSGGIGVVFGFFPAHRASKLDPIVALRYE
- a CDS encoding ABC transporter permease, with the protein product MKFGVPAIRLSLASIARHKSRSLLTVLGILIGVAAVVMVTALSQAASSKVGGQIDSFAANALFVSPRPIQQRGVRRGGRLTDGDAKAIAREASSVVAAAPFLQTFSHIVRGEKNAATTIVGTTLPYFEVRKFEVERGQLWTESDELLKTKVCLVGSVVVRRLFAPTEDPVGQIIRIGRAPYRIIGVMKERGTSLFGEDQDDRVVMPIGSYRARVSVTWQGRADMIMASARSEEVTDRAIAQVAAILRQRHRLPDGADDDFKVGSQAELRRAERGISGALSALLLGVAAVSLIVGGVGVMNIMLVSVSERTREIGIRMSIGARRDDILSQFLVEAVVLSLGGGVLGLLLGTACALGLGFALDWPVVPTLTSMLVALGTSAAIGITFGFLPARRASTLDPIEALRTE